The region GCCCCGGTTCTGATAACCGCCCATTTGCTGTAAGTATTCCAACTCCACCAAATCGTTAATATACCGTTGTAACTGGCTTTTACTGATATTCAAAGCATGTCGGATTTCCCGCTGCATAAATTCGTATTGTTCGGGGTTGGATTTGGTTTTAATGTGGTTTTTCAGTTCTTCGTAAAACTGTCTGAGTGAGCCGTCCAGCTCGTCAACTTTTAAAAATATACTATCGAACATGATTTCATTGGCGGTCAGTAAATCTTCGGTTTCGGTAATGATTCGCCCTTGTGCATCCCTTTTTCTTTGGTACTGATTTATGATGGTTACTTGTTTTACGAAGGCTAAGTACAGTTCATTCAACCGCCTTATTTTATGGGCTTTTTCGGGTAAATGGATTTGATAAGCAAAAGGATTTACCACTTTGCAAGGCTTCAACATTCTAACAATATTTTGCAGTAGTTCCGTTGCTTCCTTTTCCTTCTCTGCATCAATCAGCCCTGCAGCTTTTTGTTTCTGATAATCCATAATTCGCTTAGTCTGCTCACCGCTCTCATCCACCGCAATAATAAAAAGCCTACTCATATTATCCTCATAGATTGCCCCGTGTGTAGTGGCACATATACTTGCCATTGGACCTCTTACTATTCGTTGGGCACTGCGGATATTTCCGTTTTCATCTTTCTGACTGGTGGAGCTGCTTAGTTGGTTGTTGCTAATCAGTTCACGCCATGCAAAAAGGGCTTCTTCTTTAAGTCCGTCAATATCTTCTAAACAAATGAGTTTGTTTTTAAAGAAAAACTCATCGTAGTTGTAAAAGCTATTTTCGGTTACTCTGGTAAACTTCACCACTCTTTCCGATGGCATTAATGCAGCTATCTTAGAAAGTAAATGAGTTTTACCACTTCCTGAACTTCCTTGTATTAAAGCGTGCAGGGTATCTTTCATTTTGTGGCTACTGGCGATAACGAATAAAAATATCCGGTTGTTTTCTTCGCCAACTATGCCACTTTTTCCGATTAGGTCGTTTAGTTCCTGGATTAAATTTTCTTTCTGCAGAAAAGCTTTGGTTTGTGCTTGCTCTGCAAGTGTTAAAGGCTTGTCGTTATTGCTTTGATCTTCGTAGCCTTGGCGAAGAAGATGTTTCTCTCTGTATTCTTCCAACAGGTCGGTTAATTGTGATAGGTCGTTTTCTACTAAATCGCTCCTGAGTTCCAGTTTCTCGCTTGCTTCTCTTGCTTCTTTCCTTGTTTGCTTTTCTTCGTATAAATTTAATCGGCAGCGGTATTTTATGGCGGTTTCCAAGTGCTGCACGTCAAGGCTTACCAGCATGCGGTCGAAGGTTTTCGGCAGGCTGCCTTTGATGATGTAGCGGGCGGTGGGGGTTTCGTGGATGATTTTGTTTGGTTGGTTGGTATCTAAAGGAGAAAGATTGAGCTGTTGAGACGCACTGCAGTGCGTCTTTACTTCGGTAGTGGCTTCCTTTGGAGACGCATGGCAATGCGTCTGTACATTGGTAGTGGCGGCTTTCTTTGGAGACGCATGGCACTGTGTCCGGCTTCCGACGGATTGCGTCTGTACGACAGGCTGTCGTTCTTCGATTAATTGCAGTATTGCTTCCTTGCCGTAGTTTACAAAGAGGCTGTTGATGTCTTCGCCGTCGGGGGTGGGTACGCTTGTTACTTCGACTCCGCTCAGTAACTCTTGTACGTTCTCTGTATTTTTTATTACGCCTTCACGTCCAGCATTGTCTCCATCAAAGAAAAATATTATCTCCTGCTTCTCAACTCCGCTCGAAGACCATTCTGCAATGGCTGCTTTGTGTTCGGCCGTTAGGCCGTTGGTGCCGTAGGCGGCTAATACGGAGACGCTCTGCAAAGTGTCTGTACATTGCAGCAGTGAAGCTGCATCTATTATGGCTTCGGTGATGATTAAAGTTTCTGTATTTGTGTCTGGATAGCCCGGATAAAGCCCTTTGCGGTTTTCGGTGTAGTAGTGTTTGCCAAATTCTACGTTATGGCCATTGCTCTCCGCTATTCTTCTGCCGTACAGGCTTACAATGTTTCCGTTTTTGTCTTTCAGTGGGAAGGTGATGCACTGTTTGAGTTTTTTCCAGTTTACACCGCTATTGTAGCCAACTTCTTGTAATTGTTCTAAGCAGCGGTTTCTCAAATATTCTTGTGCTTTGGGGCTGCGTGGGAGGCCTTCTTTTTGCCTGTTAAATAGCTCGGCAAAGTTTTCAGCCTCCGCAGCCCGCTTGGATGCAATCCCCATTACATCGGTATTATTGGTTTGTTCTCCTGCCAGTTCTGCAGCTTTTTTCAATGCTTCGTGTTTGCTGCAATTTTCTTTGTCCTGGATAAACTGTATCACATCGCCGGTTTTGCCGCAACCAAAGCAGTTGTATGTGTTGGTTTCTGTATAAATCTTGCAGCTGGGTTTATCGTCCTTATGGAACGGGCATTTGATATGGTCGTTCTTATCCGGTTTAATGCCGTAATGCGCCAAAACGCTCATTATAGGCAGCTGTTTTTTGATGTCGGGGATTTGCATGTGAAAAAAGTTTAAAAATTTTCGTTTGTCAACTATTATTGACAAAAGTAGAACTTTATTTTCATAATGCAAGCAAGTATCCATTTCTATTGTCAAGCTATTTTGCCTAAATTTGCCCGAATAGCTCTATAATCATTGATTTTAGCCAACTATGTTAGACATCGGAAACAAAATAATACAACT is a window of Salinivirga cyanobacteriivorans DNA encoding:
- a CDS encoding CHC2 zinc finger domain-containing protein, translating into MQIPDIKKQLPIMSVLAHYGIKPDKNDHIKCPFHKDDKPSCKIYTETNTYNCFGCGKTGDVIQFIQDKENCSKHEALKKAAELAGEQTNNTDVMGIASKRAAEAENFAELFNRQKEGLPRSPKAQEYLRNRCLEQLQEVGYNSGVNWKKLKQCITFPLKDKNGNIVSLYGRRIAESNGHNVEFGKHYYTENRKGLYPGYPDTNTETLIITEAIIDAASLLQCTDTLQSVSVLAAYGTNGLTAEHKAAIAEWSSSGVEKQEIIFFFDGDNAGREGVIKNTENVQELLSGVEVTSVPTPDGEDINSLFVNYGKEAILQLIEERQPVVQTQSVGSRTQCHASPKKAATTNVQTHCHASPKEATTEVKTHCSASQQLNLSPLDTNQPNKIIHETPTARYIIKGSLPKTFDRMLVSLDVQHLETAIKYRCRLNLYEEKQTRKEAREASEKLELRSDLVENDLSQLTDLLEEYREKHLLRQGYEDQSNNDKPLTLAEQAQTKAFLQKENLIQELNDLIGKSGIVGEENNRIFLFVIASSHKMKDTLHALIQGSSGSGKTHLLSKIAALMPSERVVKFTRVTENSFYNYDEFFFKNKLICLEDIDGLKEEALFAWRELISNNQLSSSTSQKDENGNIRSAQRIVRGPMASICATTHGAIYEDNMSRLFIIAVDESGEQTKRIMDYQKQKAAGLIDAEKEKEATELLQNIVRMLKPCKVVNPFAYQIHLPEKAHKIRRLNELYLAFVKQVTIINQYQRKRDAQGRIITETEDLLTANEIMFDSIFLKVDELDGSLRQFYEELKNHIKTKSNPEQYEFMQREIRHALNISKSQLQRYINDLVELEYLQQMGGYQNRGYKYKILWWDDIAKLREDVKQYLKNQIDRLENNNQ